In Candidatus Melainabacteria bacterium, the sequence CGATGGGACTGTCACTGTAGCTTGCACCAAAAGTCAAATGCTCCATGCGACCAACTGACGGATAGCTGTCAGCAAGCGGTCCCTTGTTATCGCCCTGCGCATTCCTGTTGTCGCTCTGCGCATTCTTGTTGTCGCCCTGCGCATTCTTGTTGTCGCCCTGCGCATTCTTGTTGTCGCCTTGCGCATTCCTGTTGTCGCCCTGCGCATTCTTGTTGTCACCCTGCGCTGAACCGTTACCAGGAGCAGGCGCACTGGCGGGAGGGGCTGATGATTTACCACTAGTAGCAGCAGTGGGGAGTGGTGCTGTTTGCGCTTTCTCTGGCGCGGCAAACAATGGAGCGAAGTCTTTTGGGTTTGTCTTCGATGGAACCGAACTCGCAGGCTTTGAGTCAACTTTCAAAGGAACTACAGTCGCCGGCTTGGAATCGTCTTTCGATGAGACCGTACTTCCCGGCTTCGAATCGTCTTTCGATGAGACCGCACTTCCTGACTTCGAGTCGTCTTTCGATGAGACCGCACTTCCTGACTTCGAGTCGTCTTTCGAAAAGACCGCACTTCTCGGCTTCGAGTCAACCTTTGCTTCAGTAGCCTTTAGGCTAGCCTTCCTCGGCTGGCTTAAACTTGCCGACTTCGATTTGAATTTTGATTTCGTCGATGAAGCACCAATAGCAGCAGACAAATTGCCCGTAGTTAAGTATGGCAGCAAGGCTGCCAGTGCTATCACTCTGCGAAGACGATACTTAGAACCAGGACTTTTCATCACGTCACTTCGATGATGCTTCGCTTTCCATAGTTTGAACGATTTCAAGCAGTTTTGGACGTCCAAAAGGCAAACGCTCCAAAAATAGCAAAGATATGGGGAGAATTCATGCAGTGGACTTCCGGAATTTAACGGACGAGACTCCCGATTGCACCCTGCCGACCAGTCTTACCACCGCTCTGCCGATGAGAATAAAAGAGTTCCGGTTGGCATGCGGTACAAACATCAGTAACATCAACCTCTGCTACTCCCGACTCGAGCAGTTGCATTGCGTTTACCGCCTTCAAGTCCGGGTGCGGCACACCGTCTCTAGAAACAATCAGGTCGCCGATGTTACTGACTGTAGCTGAGAGCTTAGTCACCACCTCATCGCCAGTCGGATAGCAGCAAGTCCCAATTGCAGGGCCGACGGCCGCGACTATATCCGAAGGCTTAGACCCAAAATGATCGACCATAAGCTGAACGCCATTTTTCGCGATACTGCCAGCCGTTCCGCGCCATCCGGCATGTACGATGCAGAGAACATGGGTCTTCGCGTCATAGATGATTACAGGTACGCAATCAGCGAAATGCAAGAGCACCGGACGGTTTCGCTCATCAGTTGCAATGCCGTCGACTTCCTTATATGTATTTTTATCATCCGCAACCACAACAATGGCCGAGTGTACCTGGCCGGGCACAGCCAATCGCTGCGGGTCCAGACCGAGGGCACGACAGAGCTTGTGGCGATT encodes:
- the pgeF gene encoding peptidoglycan editing factor PgeF, translated to MLGCRARNYRTGYKYLWRTFTTLSKTLERALKKNSWLTREIDGLVLNQSPLLAAQPKLVHAFTTRLGGNSPSPVDNFNLGRHLDTDESRADAAANRHKLCRALGLDPQRLAVPGQVHSAIVVVADDKNTYKEVDGIATDERNRPVLLHFADCVPVIIYDAKTHVLCIVHAGWRGTAGSIAKNGVQLMVDHFGSKPSDIVAAVGPAIGTCCYPTGDEVVTKLSATVSNIGDLIVSRDGVPHPDLKAVNAMQLLESGVAEVDVTDVCTACQPELFYSHRQSGGKTGRQGAIGSLVR